One window from the genome of Paraneptunicella aestuarii encodes:
- a CDS encoding TonB-dependent receptor → MKLHPLPTIPLNFNLGFIAAFFASSFSHFAYSQADDAELRMEVVQVTALRRATTVEDTGMSVSAVGGQELQERAALNFQDFMRTLPGVNFSEGAAPGEQNIIIRGINFPSNRFQLPTVAVYLDEINLSQTGRNPDIDLIDMNRVEVLRGPQGTLYGGSSMGGTVRYISNKVDLEMQEGWVQAGLEQISEGGLGNKVAFMYNQPLSDTVGVRMVGYRRDLSGWIDNVGFIHTGDYSLIDDSIAKDDINDELTWGGRVALRWQPTLQFSADLMYLVHDAQVGGLSNWNPNLIDAGYGEFKAAVRDQESYSDDNEVLNLTISYDADWGNATWISSRTNRDYMRTDDLSRVRQGLDWWVGDFNSQFSYALDSQTDSNGNPTSSVNLRPIDYQLTSHELRLVGDAVQSRLNWVFGGIYSKAENNWKQYEIYDGLSSAYSAFIPFAWASDYQAAAEEDPAKYGVIGSDTWFYTNRDEAITQRAVYGNLAFNVDERWEVSGGLRWFDVDISNDYVQAGYFGGTEVALASTDYSAGVISEDELNAIIAANVASNYTTAATFKQQEDGTQFMLNTSYDFGDTLVYATIAEGYRIGGVNRSFPIRDGSFPVPQTFNSDSLLSKELGVKSRLLGGNLAIDAAIYDIDWDDIQFALMDPVTSFVFNTNAGQARVRGLEMGARWQMTDNLQVDANATFLDHEVKSLTEDAKNRGIEEGDPLLGVSDERFAIGLKYLYDLQGWDGFVRLDYQYTGGYLNRYSEQGSAQVDIDTAHIDSYGLVDFTTGISAENWEFQLYVRNVFNSDDIISQDLSRVSFNDGAYANVTGDPGRVITLKPRTIGVIARYLFN, encoded by the coding sequence ATGAAGCTGCATCCTTTGCCGACTATTCCTTTAAATTTTAATCTAGGTTTTATTGCTGCTTTTTTCGCTTCTTCCTTTTCTCATTTCGCCTATTCTCAGGCTGATGATGCTGAATTGAGAATGGAAGTTGTTCAGGTTACTGCACTAAGAAGAGCTACAACGGTTGAAGATACTGGTATGTCGGTGTCTGCGGTTGGTGGGCAGGAACTTCAGGAGCGAGCCGCTCTTAATTTTCAGGATTTTATGCGTACCTTACCCGGAGTGAATTTTTCTGAAGGTGCGGCTCCTGGTGAGCAAAATATCATCATTCGCGGGATCAACTTTCCAAGCAACCGTTTTCAATTACCTACCGTTGCGGTTTATCTTGATGAAATTAATCTCTCCCAGACGGGCAGAAACCCGGATATCGATCTTATTGATATGAACCGTGTCGAAGTGCTTAGAGGCCCTCAAGGTACGTTATATGGCGGCAGTTCAATGGGTGGAACGGTTCGTTATATTTCCAATAAAGTCGATCTGGAAATGCAAGAGGGCTGGGTGCAAGCTGGCCTGGAGCAGATTAGCGAAGGTGGATTGGGGAACAAGGTTGCCTTCATGTACAACCAGCCATTGAGTGATACTGTTGGTGTTCGGATGGTGGGGTATCGTAGAGATTTATCAGGCTGGATTGATAACGTTGGTTTTATCCATACCGGTGATTATTCCCTTATTGATGACAGTATTGCCAAAGACGATATTAACGATGAACTTACTTGGGGCGGTAGAGTGGCTTTGCGCTGGCAGCCAACGTTACAGTTCAGTGCCGACCTTATGTATTTGGTGCATGATGCTCAAGTGGGCGGTTTGTCGAACTGGAATCCTAATTTGATCGATGCTGGTTATGGTGAATTTAAAGCGGCTGTAAGGGATCAGGAATCTTATTCTGACGATAACGAAGTTTTGAATCTGACCATTTCTTATGATGCTGATTGGGGCAATGCTACCTGGATCTCAAGCCGCACAAACCGTGACTATATGCGTACCGACGATCTTTCCCGTGTACGACAAGGATTAGATTGGTGGGTGGGTGACTTTAACAGTCAGTTTTCCTATGCGCTGGATAGTCAAACCGATAGTAATGGCAATCCAACCAGCTCTGTGAATCTGCGCCCTATTGATTATCAGCTAACTTCCCATGAATTAAGGCTGGTGGGTGATGCTGTGCAATCTCGCCTTAACTGGGTGTTTGGCGGCATTTATTCGAAAGCTGAAAATAATTGGAAGCAATATGAGATTTATGATGGTTTGAGTTCGGCTTATTCCGCCTTTATTCCTTTTGCCTGGGCGTCTGATTATCAGGCTGCCGCAGAAGAAGATCCGGCTAAATATGGTGTGATTGGTTCAGATACGTGGTTTTACACTAATCGTGATGAAGCGATTACGCAGCGTGCGGTTTATGGCAACCTGGCTTTCAACGTTGACGAACGTTGGGAAGTGAGTGGCGGTCTGCGCTGGTTTGATGTCGATATCAGCAATGATTATGTTCAGGCGGGCTATTTTGGGGGCACTGAGGTTGCATTAGCAAGTACGGATTATTCCGCCGGTGTGATCAGCGAAGATGAGTTAAATGCCATTATTGCGGCTAACGTTGCTTCAAATTACACCACTGCAGCCACATTTAAGCAGCAAGAAGATGGCACGCAGTTTATGCTCAACACCTCTTACGATTTTGGTGACACCCTTGTTTACGCAACCATTGCTGAAGGCTACAGGATTGGTGGTGTGAATCGCTCATTTCCAATTAGAGATGGCAGCTTCCCTGTACCGCAAACCTTTAATTCCGATTCATTATTATCGAAAGAGCTGGGTGTGAAATCTCGCTTATTAGGTGGCAATTTGGCGATTGATGCCGCCATTTATGATATTGACTGGGATGATATTCAATTTGCCTTAATGGATCCTGTGACCAGCTTTGTATTTAACACTAACGCCGGGCAGGCAAGGGTTAGAGGGCTGGAAATGGGGGCTCGTTGGCAAATGACAGATAATCTGCAAGTCGATGCAAATGCGACCTTTTTGGATCACGAAGTAAAAAGCCTGACTGAGGATGCGAAAAACCGCGGTATTGAAGAAGGTGATCCTTTATTGGGTGTCAGTGATGAACGATTTGCTATCGGACTGAAGTATCTATATGACTTACAAGGCTGGGACGGTTTCGTTCGTTTGGATTATCAATATACCGGGGGTTATCTGAATCGCTACTCCGAGCAGGGCTCTGCGCAAGTCGATATCGATACCGCTCACATTGACAGTTATGGTCTGGTGGATTTCACAACGGGTATTAGTGCTGAAAATTGGGAGTTTCAGCTCTATGTGCGTAATGTGTTCAATAGTGACGATATTATTTCTCAGGATTTAAGCCGCGTCTCTTTTAATGATGGAGCTTATGCCAATGTGACTGGCGATCCAGGAAGAGTTATCACGCTTAAGCCTCGCACTATTGGGGTGATTGCCCGCTACTTATTTAACTAG
- the maoP gene encoding DUF413 domain-containing protein, translated as MAKVTREQLLTRSYQDPKNYPYGFARSGDFSISESKALSQYGNLICALLDGELDCNCKEDKGLLAVALGEKAPESVAERAWSKYQMRVNRPKAGSIYGNKPNHSDEKISRGGGGGDDDDLDDSPLDDDVVLDDED; from the coding sequence ATGGCAAAAGTAACTAGAGAGCAACTGCTTACAAGATCCTACCAGGATCCCAAGAATTACCCTTACGGGTTTGCAAGATCAGGCGATTTCTCAATTTCAGAGAGTAAAGCGCTATCTCAATATGGGAATTTGATTTGTGCTTTATTAGACGGTGAGCTTGACTGTAACTGTAAAGAAGATAAAGGACTGCTGGCAGTTGCTTTAGGAGAGAAGGCTCCTGAATCGGTAGCTGAACGTGCTTGGTCAAAATATCAAATGCGCGTTAATCGCCCGAAAGCAGGCAGCATTTATGGAAATAAACCTAATCACTCAGACGAAAAGATCAGTCGTGGTGGCGGTGGCGGCGATGATGATGATCTGGATGATTCACCACTCGATGATGATGTAGTGTTGGATGATGAGGATTAA
- the hemB gene encoding porphobilinogen synthase, producing the protein MRRMRKHTFTRRLMAENQLTVADLIFPMFILPGSNQREAIPSMPGIERLSVDLLLEECQQLVDLGIPAIAIFPVTPLDKKSLGAEEAYNPEGLAQVATRAVKAAFPQLGVITDVALDPFTSHGQDGLIDESGYVLNDATCEVLIKQALSHAEAGADVVAPSDMMDGRIGLIRKALEEAGHINTCIMAYSAKYASHYYGPFRDAVGSAGNLKGADKKSYQMDPANSDEAIREIQLDLQEGADMVMVKPGMPYLDVVRRCKDELKVPTFAYQVSGEYAMHKAAFANGWLQEEPVILESLLAFKRAGADGILTYFAKQAAQLLKG; encoded by the coding sequence ATGCGCCGCATGCGCAAACACACTTTCACTCGTCGGTTGATGGCTGAAAACCAGCTTACTGTGGCAGATTTGATTTTCCCTATGTTTATTCTCCCAGGTAGCAACCAAAGAGAAGCCATTCCCTCCATGCCGGGTATTGAACGTTTATCTGTCGATTTATTGTTGGAAGAGTGCCAGCAGCTTGTTGATTTGGGCATTCCGGCTATCGCGATTTTCCCGGTTACACCATTAGACAAAAAATCGCTCGGCGCAGAAGAAGCCTACAACCCGGAAGGGCTGGCTCAAGTGGCGACTAGAGCAGTAAAAGCAGCCTTTCCACAGTTAGGTGTGATTACCGACGTAGCCTTAGACCCTTTCACATCACATGGCCAAGATGGACTCATCGACGAATCAGGCTATGTACTCAATGACGCCACTTGTGAAGTCCTGATTAAACAAGCTTTATCTCATGCAGAAGCCGGGGCAGACGTCGTCGCACCATCGGATATGATGGATGGTCGCATTGGTTTAATTCGTAAGGCGCTGGAAGAGGCCGGACATATCAACACCTGCATCATGGCTTATTCTGCCAAGTATGCCTCTCACTATTACGGCCCCTTTCGTGACGCCGTCGGCTCAGCCGGCAACTTAAAAGGTGCGGACAAAAAGAGCTACCAGATGGATCCGGCGAATTCCGACGAAGCCATTCGTGAAATCCAGCTCGACCTGCAAGAAGGAGCGGATATGGTTATGGTGAAGCCAGGCATGCCGTATCTGGATGTTGTGCGTCGCTGTAAAGACGAATTAAAAGTACCAACGTTTGCATATCAGGTAAGCGGCGAATATGCCATGCACAAGGCGGCTTTTGCCAATGGCTGGTTGCAGGAAGAACCTGTTATATTAGAATCCCTGTTAGCTTTTAAACGTGCAGGGGCTGATGGCATTCTTACTTACTTTGCCAAGCAAGCCGCACAATTGTTAAAAGGATAA
- a CDS encoding coiled-coil domain-containing protein, whose product MPSNRFDDDIPKITLDREDREAFHQSRSKGKYKTSNEPEVTTSSSTSEVKVSSSPSPVWTTVLLILIFAAFGASYWLYQQQVKNLQQLDNAQQRIAELERQLSATGEEMGESAVALQAKVSQLDAKSKELWEQMDKLWASAWRRNQSDIKKLTDLLDTMNTDSADFEKQFKVIQAELTASTANFGLLQEQLDKQINEAKGVNKNIADLQKVDAERYKKILEMDRKLTAADKIASELLQRIKELEKWRETELKTKPEPEVIPSPKKDIPPPLTVG is encoded by the coding sequence ATGCCCTCAAATAGATTTGATGACGACATACCGAAAATTACTCTGGACAGAGAAGACCGGGAAGCATTCCATCAATCCCGAAGTAAAGGCAAATATAAAACCTCTAACGAGCCAGAAGTAACTACATCAAGCAGCACTTCTGAGGTAAAGGTCAGCAGTAGTCCATCACCCGTATGGACAACCGTTCTGCTCATTTTAATTTTTGCTGCGTTTGGTGCCAGCTATTGGTTGTACCAACAACAAGTTAAAAACCTGCAACAACTCGACAACGCCCAACAACGTATCGCTGAATTGGAGAGACAACTTTCTGCAACCGGCGAAGAAATGGGTGAATCTGCCGTAGCACTGCAAGCAAAAGTGAGCCAACTCGACGCAAAAAGCAAAGAGCTTTGGGAACAAATGGACAAGCTATGGGCCTCAGCATGGCGTCGTAATCAGTCAGACATCAAGAAGCTCACTGACCTGCTAGACACCATGAACACCGACAGCGCAGACTTTGAAAAACAATTTAAAGTCATACAGGCAGAGCTAACAGCAAGTACCGCTAATTTTGGCTTACTGCAAGAGCAACTCGATAAGCAAATTAACGAGGCCAAAGGCGTCAATAAGAACATTGCTGACCTGCAAAAAGTCGATGCTGAACGTTATAAGAAGATTCTTGAAATGGATCGCAAACTCACCGCCGCTGACAAAATTGCCAGCGAGCTATTACAGCGTATTAAAGAGCTGGAAAAATGGCGTGAAACAGAGTTAAAAACAAAGCCTGAACCAGAAGTGATCCCAAGCCCGAAGAAAGACATACCGCCGCCACTGACGGTTGGGTAA
- a CDS encoding CNNM domain-containing protein, which produces MLLLFTFMFVAIAVSFICSIMEAVLLCITPSYIATLQNEQPDLAERVKSLKAQIDRPLAAILTLNTIAHTAGAAGVGAQAAVIFGDAAVGIASALMTLLVLVFSEIIPKTLGANYWRQLTGVVSALLIWLIPLLKPFVWLSEQLTKLFSTKKNEADYIRAEIEAMANLGSEEGALGEDESTLISNLLRFRNAKVTDILTPRSVVFRVHKDMTVQEYIEKHGSEPFSRILVTDKDEDDITSFVLKNDILLALHRLEPGFRIAKLSKPIYIVPETIALPKLFSTFLAKHLHICLVVDEYGDVQGIITLEDMLECLLGVDIVDERDHISNMREKAIQQWRQRMEQNDKLIDDFENKEGSQ; this is translated from the coding sequence ATGCTATTACTCTTCACTTTTATGTTTGTGGCTATCGCGGTTTCCTTTATTTGTTCCATTATGGAAGCGGTGTTGCTGTGTATTACTCCGAGTTATATTGCGACGTTGCAGAATGAGCAGCCGGATTTGGCGGAGCGTGTAAAGTCGTTAAAAGCGCAAATTGATCGTCCTCTAGCGGCTATTTTGACGTTGAATACTATCGCTCATACGGCTGGAGCTGCTGGTGTGGGGGCTCAGGCTGCTGTCATATTTGGTGATGCGGCTGTGGGTATTGCTTCTGCGCTAATGACGTTATTGGTACTGGTTTTTTCAGAAATTATTCCTAAAACATTAGGTGCTAATTATTGGCGTCAGTTAACGGGCGTAGTGAGTGCTTTGTTGATATGGCTCATTCCTCTTCTAAAGCCATTTGTTTGGCTCAGTGAGCAGCTAACCAAGTTGTTTTCCACCAAGAAAAATGAAGCTGATTATATTCGTGCAGAAATAGAAGCGATGGCGAATCTGGGCTCTGAGGAAGGTGCGCTTGGTGAAGATGAATCAACATTGATTAGTAATTTACTAAGATTTCGCAATGCCAAAGTGACAGACATACTCACTCCTCGCAGTGTTGTTTTTAGAGTGCATAAGGATATGACGGTTCAGGAATATATTGAAAAGCATGGCTCCGAGCCATTTTCCCGAATACTGGTGACAGACAAGGATGAAGACGACATTACTTCCTTTGTTCTTAAGAACGATATTTTGCTCGCATTACATCGATTAGAGCCCGGTTTTAGAATCGCTAAGCTCAGTAAACCTATATACATAGTGCCGGAGACCATTGCGCTACCCAAGTTGTTTTCTACTTTCCTGGCTAAGCACTTACATATCTGCCTGGTTGTTGATGAATATGGCGACGTGCAAGGCATTATCACTCTTGAGGACATGCTGGAATGCTTGCTGGGTGTGGATATTGTGGATGAACGGGATCACATTTCCAATATGCGCGAAAAGGCCATTCAACAATGGCGTCAGCGGATGGAACAGAATGACAAGCTCATTGATGACTTTGAAAACAAGGAAGGAAGCCAGTAA